In Pelodiscus sinensis isolate JC-2024 chromosome 19, ASM4963464v1, whole genome shotgun sequence, the DNA window TTGTTATTTCAGCAGCATCCCTTGTTCCCTTTGTTTGCCGGACAGTTATTGGGAGGAAAAGGCCTCGTGTGTGACCGTCTCGTAGATatcgggggcggcgggggcggggggagaaccactgggaggtgggggtggggagaagatgTGAGTTAAGAATGGGCCAGGGCTGTAGGTAAAGCCCAATCTCACTTCCTTGGTGCCAGAACAAGACAAACGcacaagtggggggaggagagaacagcAAGGGTAGAAAAGCTTCTGTTTAGGGGGTTGACTATCACTTGCAGGGTCCCGGTTGGAGAAATCCAGGCCCAACGCACGATCTGATCAGCCATGCCAGCCCTGGCAAGCTTGTGCTGACAGCGGGCCGATCAGGGCACTGCTCTGGTCAGACTCCGTGGGGTTGTGGCTGGTTGAGCCCctctctgattgacagagggagagagaaggggaggagggaagaataaagtggggaaggaaaaggacacccgagtgtgtgggagggaagacAGAGAGTCACCTCCAAGCTGGGATTTGGGATTCAGCCGGAGCTGACCGTTCCCTCTCTCTGTGGTGGTCTCGTCGGGACATCTCCCGGGATCCGGCAGCCCAGAAGTTGTGGGGTTGGCAGCCAGAACAGTGATGCTCACTCGGTATCcagttttcccccaaaaaatctttCTTTGAGGACCCCAAAAGGAGCGGTGGGTGGAATAGCACAGACCCTTCTTATTTGGTCCACCAGTTAGACCTGATTGGGTCACTGAATTCTCGTCCCACACTCTGTGTTTCCCAGGCATGAATTACATTGGGAGGCCGTTTTGTTCGGACCAACAATGTCTCTCTTCTGCACCTTTTCCCATCCGCCTGTGTGGTTCTAGGTTGTTGACACCTTATGAACTTCCACCCCTTTTAGTGATGAGCTCCCGGTTAGGGTTCACTTGGAAGCCCAATTATCACATCAGGCCCTAGCATTGTGTGGTGCATGAACACAGAGAGACGGTCTCTGCCCCCAAAAGCTTCCAGTCTGTCAACAGGATGGAGGCCGTGTGAGGAGGAAATAAGCTCCGAGAGGGAAGCATCTGTCCAAGGTCATGTGGCAGATCAGCAGCAGAGATAGAAGCCAGGTGGCCTGTGTCTCCCCCTGGTCACCAGCCCGTGCTGCCTGTACCACGCTGCAGCTGGAGGAGAGTTTGTGTCTCTGTTTTCTGTTTGCTGCAGCTCAAGGCATCAGGGCACCTCCCCACCATTACAGAGTGTCCCCTCGGGAGCAACTTGCTGCTAAGCTGCGGCTGGCTGCTGCCGCTGGAATCCCTCTGGGGTTTTACTGCTTGCTTTGGTCCGGCGGCCAAGCCGCACTCTTTCCGGCTTGTGCACCATGGGCCAAGCTGTTAATCCCAGGCCGGCCATGGAATCGCTAATCCTGGGACAGAGAAGGCCCAGGGAGAGCCCGGCTTGACCGTTAAAGCTCTCCGGGCATTTGTAGCACTGGCAGCAAGGGGAGAAAGCTATGAAACTGGAGCTTTCCAAGACAATGAGCTCAGAGACAAATGCAGGGTCCCACCCCGGAGCTGTGCTGTCCCTTTGGCCAGAGCCCCGAGGGTTGAGCAGCACCTTGGCAGAGCGCACAGGGTCTCTGCCCGCACCCTGGTGTAAGGTTATGGGGCTGGGCAGTCTGTAGCCAAGCTCCTGCTGACGTCCATGATAGAGGACACTCTGTGGCCTGGGCCGTGGTAACTTGTGTCTGCTGCTCTGCAGGTGGAGCCCAATGCCACCATCGCCGAGATCAAGAACCTCTTCACCAAGTCCCGTATGTATGCAGTGAGCTTGCTCCCGTTGGCCCTGCAACCCCCTACTTGTTACGCTTCCCCCGCCCACTGGAGTCAGCCCTGCACCCCCGCGTCACCTTCCCACCTTCTGCTCACTGCCCCGCGGGGCCCACCCCATCGGGCACCAAGCGCTGAcctcctggcagtgccccatgcacgagagcagagccagggctgggcacagACCCAGCCAGTGTGGTCTAGTGTCACCCTGTCaagccccaggcctggcctgtGCGGCGTGGATCAGGCTGAACTGCCCACCCCAGCGCTCAGGAAGGTctagagccgtggtgtccaaccaggtCTGAAGTGGTAGCAGCTAGAGCGGCTACTGCtttagcaaactagccacactcaaccagccagtAGCCACATGTAGGACACCATGGGCATAGAGTATtcggaggggaagggagagataaGAAAACACTTTCCCACAGGAAGCAACTACGGTTCATGAAAAGTATTCCCTCAAAAATCTAATTTTCCATGTATAGCCAGTTTGACGGCAGATGCCTAGTGCATGGCAAACAACCTCTGCAGCCTGTGGCGTCCGTAGCgtgcccagccccagagcagctagGCCGTGAGATCTCTGTGGTGTTCATAGTGCACTCATCACTGCAGCGGCTAGGCCCTGAGATCCCCATGGCGATCGTAGCGCACCCGTCCCCAGAGCAACTAGGCCCTAAGATCCCCGTGAGTGAAATTCCTCCTGTGCAAAGCGCAGGCATTGTTTATGTTCCCCCAGGAGCCCTCAGCATAGGGCTTGCCAGGTGCCTGGTGTCCCTCTGGCATTTCCGTGCTTGGTCCAGGGACTTTGCGACCCATCAAGGCAGGAACCAGCCTGCTGCCTTCAGCGAGGTACCTGAAGGCCACCCAGCCTCGTCAGCCTCTGCTGCGCAGAAGGGGGTGGGCTTGTCTTCGTAAGAGCAGTGCGGCTGGTGCTGATCAGGGACTTGGGAGCCAAGGGGTGACGCCATTGTCTGCTCTTCCCACAGATCCTCAGTGGTACCCAGCCCGACAGTCGCTGCGCCTGGACCCCAGTAAGTTGgccttctggggggagggagggttggacTGTTCCCAGGCACGCCTCTCTGCTGCTTGAAGGCCCCGTGGGTGGGGAAAGTGGCCAGGGGGAACATGAGGGGGCTGCTTGGTAGCTGAGTCTGAGGGCACAGCTGAAGCTGGGCCTGCAGGACAGGTGCTGATTCTGCTCCGAAGGGTGAGAGATCTAATGCGCTGCCAATGGACTAGGGCCCCAGAGGGGAAGGGATCTCGTACGCAGGGGAGAGCCCACCTGCAGGAGCCCAGAGCTGTGCCTCGCCCTGCAGCGGGGGGCGGGTTGCTGTGctgcaggagagtggggctggggtcACTTGGGCACCTTGCCAGGGTCGCCTATTGCAtcagcctccccccagcctgcccctccggGTTTCTGCTCTCCTTCCAGAGGGGAAGTCCCTGAAGGATGAGGACGTACTACAGAACCTGCCGGTGGGCACCACGGCCACGCTCTACTTCCGGGACCTGGGGGCGCAGATCAGCTGGGTGACGGTGAGCAGTGCCGAGGGTCTGCCAGagagggccgcccccccccccccccccgggcacccctcTGTGCTCACAGCACACTCTGCCTTCCAGGTCTTCCTTACCGAGTATGCTGGGCCACTGCTTATCTACTTACTCTTCTACTTCCGAGTGCCCTTCATCTACGGCCCCAAGCACGACTTCACCTCCAGCAAGCACTCGGTCGTGCAGTGAGTACCAGCCGGGGGCAGATCCCTGCGCCTGCTTAGCGTGCGTTGGGGCTCTGCCTGGGGATATGGGCCCTCTCTGAGCTGTTGGGGGAAGAGACCCCGTAGGAAGCCTGAGCCCTAGGAAAGTAAACAGATGGGATGTGGATCCCACTCCTGGCGGGTCCCTGCCTCCCAGGTCAGGCCTGTAGCTTCCGAGGTGGGCTCCTCTCCAGAGTGGGCTGTGTGGGGATGCAGGGGCGATCGGATTCCCTGCCAGCTTCTTCAGGCCATCTGGGGCCTGGCTGTCTCTGCGGTCACTGGATATTCAGCACCTGGATGGTCCACGgagcagaggtgctggaactagagggggcggggaggggactgCAGCACCCCcggacttgaagtggtttccattctatccagggtttacagtttggttcaatggcaaaatggctcccagccctgccacagagAGGGACTAGGGACGGGCGAGCGCTCTGAGCTGCGACTCCAGAAACCCCGTTGATTCCTGGCAGGAGGAAGCAGTttgccagccccagagcacttgGGGCTCATCAAGGAAGCTCTGCTGTAGGCTCCAGCATAGCCCCATCCAGACTtgctggggaggagcctgggGGCAAGTGTTGTCTGGGACACAGGGCCTTTGCTGCTCAGGACAGTTCCCTAGCGGGGGACGTACCCCAGTGGCCTTGGTACCCACTAGCCCCCTGCGccttcccttccagcctggcctgCATCTGCCACTCGTTCCACTACATCAAGCGCCTGCTGGAGACCCTTTTCGTCCATCGGTTCTCCCACGGGACGATGCCCTTGCGCAACATTTTCAAGGTGAGTGGGGCAGGCGGGCAGCGCCGGGCAGCCCTGCGGGGTAGGTGAAGTGAGGGCTCCTGGGACGGGCAGGGCctgccaggcagggagccagggcagtGGCTGCCAGGGGTTCCTTTGACTTGTCTCCTTAGCAGAGCCTGTATTAAAAGAGCGTTTCCTGATTTGTCTCTAGAATTGCACCTACTACTGGGGCTTTGCGGCCTGGATGGCGTATTACATCAACCACCCGCTGTACACCCCGCCGAGTAAGTCACCCTGGCCACGGCCTTGCTGCCTGCTGGGCCGGAGGGCGCCGTGCGTTTCCAGCCCTGCTGTTTGCCGGACAGATCACCTGAGGGGCTGGCC includes these proteins:
- the TECR gene encoding very-long-chain enoyl-CoA reductase isoform X2, giving the protein MRWRSWTPRPGTSCASWIRWSPMPPSPRSRTSSPSPILSGTQPDSRCAWTPVSALLPEGKSLKDEDVLQNLPVGTTATLYFRDLGAQISWVTVFLTEYAGPLLIYLLFYFRVPFIYGPKHDFTSSKHSVVHLACICHSFHYIKRLLETLFVHRFSHGTMPLRNIFKNCTYYWGFAAWMAYYINHPLYTPPTYGDQQVKLALVIFLFCQLGNFSIHIALRNLRPAGSKTRKIPFPTKNPFTWLFLLVSCPNYTYEVGSWIGFAIMTQCLPVALFSLVGFIQMTIWAKGKHRSYLKEFRDYPPLRSPIVPFLL
- the TECR gene encoding very-long-chain enoyl-CoA reductase isoform X3 translates to MKHYEVEILDAKTRDKLCFLDKVEPNATIAEIKNLFTKSHPQWYPARQSLRLDPKGKSLKDEDVLQNLPVGTTATLYFRDLGAQISWVTVFLTEYAGPLLIYLLFYFRVPFIYGPKHDFTSSKHSVVHLACICHSFHYIKRLLETLFVHRFSHGTMPLRNIFKNCTYYWGFAAWMAYYINHPLYTPPTYGDQQVKLALVIFLFCQLGNFSIHIALRNLRPAGSKTRKIPFPTKNPFTWLFLLVSCPNYTYEVGSWIGFAIMTQCLPVALFSLVGFIQMTIWAKGKHRSYLKEFRDYPPLRSPIVPFLL
- the TECR gene encoding very-long-chain enoyl-CoA reductase isoform X4, whose translation is MPPSPRSRTSSPSPILSGTQPDSRCAWTPVSALLPEGKSLKDEDVLQNLPVGTTATLYFRDLGAQISWVTVFLTEYAGPLLIYLLFYFRVPFIYGPKHDFTSSKHSVVHLACICHSFHYIKRLLETLFVHRFSHGTMPLRNIFKNCTYYWGFAAWMAYYINHPLYTPPTYGDQQVKLALVIFLFCQLGNFSIHIALRNLRPAGSKTRKIPFPTKNPFTWLFLLVSCPNYTYEVGSWIGFAIMTQCLPVALFSLVGFIQMTIWAKGKHRSYLKEFRDYPPLRSPIVPFLL